One genomic window of Clostridioides sp. ES-S-0054-01 includes the following:
- the treB gene encoding PTS trehalose transporter subunit IIBC: MSTQKENTHHKEQVEQILEAIGGIENIISATHCITRLRFALHSESKVNVKQLEKIDIVKGSFTSNGQFQVIIGPGLVNKVYSTLLEITGLKEATKSEVKEISAKKLNPIQKAIKILADIFIPILPAIVASGLLMGINNLLANPGIFYKQPFLEVHSNWAGISNMINLIANTSFAFLPALIGWSAVKKFGGNPVLGIVLGLILINPDLMPGAQYSKTPEAVTYWNILGFNIAKIGYQGQVIPVLCSSYILATIEKFLTKKIPEMVQLIFVAPLTLLITGFLTFSIIGPITMSFANLITNGILGLFEINAILAGTLFGFILSPLVITGMHHLFLGINLQMIGTLGFATLWPIQVMASLGQGAAALTMFFILKNKKIKGVALTAAISAWLGITEPAIFGINLRYRFPFIASMIGAGISGGIVSYFNVKAGSIGISGLPAFLSIFTEQWSVYFLAMGLSIMITCVLTYLFSKSKCFNKEFIEN, encoded by the coding sequence ATGAGTACACAAAAAGAGAATACACACCATAAAGAGCAGGTTGAACAAATTCTTGAAGCAATTGGTGGAATAGAAAATATAATATCTGCAACACACTGTATTACTAGGTTAAGATTTGCTCTACATTCGGAAAGTAAAGTTAATGTAAAACAGTTAGAAAAAATAGATATAGTAAAGGGAAGTTTTACTTCAAATGGTCAATTTCAAGTTATTATAGGCCCAGGGCTTGTAAACAAAGTTTATTCTACACTATTAGAGATTACTGGACTTAAAGAAGCAACAAAGTCTGAGGTTAAAGAGATTTCTGCTAAAAAATTAAATCCAATTCAAAAAGCTATAAAGATACTGGCAGATATATTTATTCCTATACTTCCTGCTATAGTTGCCTCTGGTTTATTAATGGGTATAAACAATCTACTTGCAAACCCAGGAATTTTTTATAAGCAACCTTTTTTAGAGGTTCATAGTAATTGGGCTGGCATATCTAATATGATTAATCTTATAGCAAATACTTCATTTGCATTTTTACCAGCACTAATAGGTTGGTCAGCTGTCAAGAAGTTTGGAGGAAATCCTGTACTTGGTATTGTATTAGGTCTTATTTTAATTAATCCAGATTTAATGCCTGGTGCACAATACTCTAAAACACCTGAAGCTGTTACTTATTGGAATATATTAGGATTTAATATTGCTAAAATAGGTTATCAGGGACAAGTAATCCCTGTTCTATGTTCTTCTTATATTTTAGCAACAATAGAAAAGTTTCTGACTAAAAAAATTCCTGAGATGGTTCAACTTATTTTTGTTGCTCCTCTTACATTATTAATAACGGGTTTTTTAACTTTTTCTATTATAGGACCTATAACAATGTCTTTTGCTAACTTAATTACAAATGGAATCCTTGGATTATTTGAAATTAATGCGATACTTGCAGGTACATTATTCGGATTTATATTATCTCCATTGGTTATAACAGGAATGCATCATTTATTCTTAGGTATAAACTTACAAATGATAGGTACCTTAGGATTTGCAACATTATGGCCAATACAAGTTATGGCTAGTCTTGGACAAGGTGCAGCAGCTTTAACTATGTTCTTCATATTAAAAAATAAGAAAATCAAGGGTGTTGCATTAACAGCTGCAATTTCAGCTTGGTTGGGTATTACTGAGCCAGCCATATTTGGTATAAACTTACGTTATCGTTTTCCTTTTATAGCATCTATGATAGGCGCAGGTATCTCTGGAGGAATTGTATCTTACTTCAATGTTAAAGCAGGTTCTATAGGCATATCAGGGCTTCCAGCATTCTTATCTATATTTACAGAACAATGGAGTGTTTATTTCTTGGCAATGGGTCTTTCTATAATGATTACTTGTGTACTTACATACCTATTCTCAAAGAGTAAATGTTTTAATAAAGAATTTATAGAAAATTAA
- a CDS encoding sulfatase: MKPNILLMISHDSGRKFNSYGYNVETPYINELAQKGIQFENYFCPAPQCSPSRGSILTGLYPHNNGLIGLAHLGFCIDSKHTTLPMELQKNGYETTLIGLSHETIHEAPPIEDRVFSSTYDLGYDNFISVPGDRAPKVAKEVIKFLEEHKKNQEKPFYLNVGFFETHRDFDEYEPYADGLDEVEVFKFLPDTEDVRRDIALYNGSAKVLDDAIGKIYNKLEETGLDKNTIVIFTTDHGVAFPGAKGMLKEAGLETALIIVLPNSSQKNIKKEALLCNIDLLPTILDLIEAEIPKNIDGESFVKLLKTNEDIGRDSFFTEMTWHDQYRPMRGIRTNEYSYVRNFEDGPKIYITVDSHLSLSGKAVRDKFYVPNEKEELYDLRKDPLEENNVINDLDYQDIANELRKKVDTWMLETKDPLLKGPVKGIGSSRWKTEIEEGRAYPGRDEYYRLLSNK, translated from the coding sequence ATGAAACCAAATATTTTACTTATGATTTCTCATGATAGTGGAAGAAAATTTAATAGCTATGGTTATAATGTAGAAACTCCTTATATAAATGAATTGGCTCAAAAAGGGATTCAATTTGAGAACTATTTTTGTCCTGCACCTCAGTGTAGTCCTAGTAGAGGAAGTATTTTAACTGGATTGTACCCTCATAACAACGGATTAATTGGGCTTGCACATCTAGGTTTTTGTATAGATTCTAAGCATACAACGCTTCCTATGGAGTTACAAAAAAATGGATATGAGACAACATTAATAGGATTAAGTCATGAAACTATACATGAAGCTCCACCAATAGAAGATAGAGTATTTTCTTCAACTTATGACTTAGGATATGATAACTTCATATCTGTGCCAGGGGACAGAGCCCCAAAAGTTGCTAAAGAAGTGATTAAGTTTTTGGAAGAGCATAAAAAAAATCAAGAAAAACCATTTTATTTAAATGTAGGATTTTTTGAGACTCATAGAGATTTTGATGAATATGAACCATATGCAGATGGATTAGATGAGGTAGAGGTATTTAAATTTTTACCTGATACAGAGGATGTAAGGAGAGATATAGCTCTATACAATGGTTCAGCAAAAGTATTAGATGATGCAATCGGAAAAATATATAATAAATTGGAAGAAACAGGGTTAGATAAAAACACAATTGTTATATTCACAACAGACCATGGTGTTGCATTTCCAGGAGCTAAAGGTATGTTAAAAGAAGCGGGATTAGAGACGGCACTTATAATTGTATTACCTAATTCTTCTCAAAAAAACATTAAAAAAGAAGCACTGTTATGTAATATTGATTTACTTCCAACCATATTAGATTTAATTGAAGCTGAAATACCTAAAAATATAGATGGAGAAAGTTTTGTTAAGTTATTAAAGACAAATGAAGATATAGGAAGAGATTCATTCTTTACAGAAATGACATGGCATGACCAGTATAGACCAATGAGAGGCATAAGAACTAATGAATATAGCTATGTTAGAAACTTTGAAGATGGACCTAAAATATATATTACAGTCGATTCACATTTAAGTTTATCAGGTAAAGCTGTAAGAGATAAATTCTATGTTCCTAATGAAAAAGAAGAACTTTATGATTTAAGAAAAGACCCATTAGAAGAAAATAATGTAATAAATGATTTGGACTATCAAGATATAGCAAATGAATTGAGAAAGAAAGTGGATACTTGGATGCTAGAAACAAAAGACCCACTCTTAAAAGGTCCTGTAAAAGGAATTGGTTCAAGTAGATGGAAAACAGAAATAGAAGAAGGTAGAGCTTATCCAGGAAGGGATGAGTATTATAGACTCTTATCTAATAAGTAG
- a CDS encoding SPASM domain-containing protein has translation MKSISVLIKPVSSLCNLRCRYCFYANVSDLREIKSYGIMQEDTIKNIVDNTFKVLNVGDRVMFAFQGGEPTLAGLKFFQYFIKYIEKTKKNIIVNYSIQTNGTLIDNQWCEFLKKNNFLVGLSLDLLKDLHDENRIYLSNEGTYEDIINTKKLLEKYKIEFNILCVLTNQIACNPNKVFNFIKETGIKYIQFIPCLDDLDCENKSEYSLEPKHFASFYKTVFKLWKDELDNGNYISINLFDNIISLLITGTPSTCGIIGKCQPQFVIEADGSVYPCDFYVLDNYNLGNIKDNTLLDILRKPIMHKFLHENIQKESICINCNFYRICGGGCKRMKNFMYIDSNSNYCGYKDFLMDNFNDLKKIAELMYKNQMPK, from the coding sequence ATGAAGAGTATATCAGTTTTAATTAAACCTGTATCATCATTATGTAATTTGAGATGTAGATACTGTTTTTATGCTAATGTAAGTGATTTAAGAGAAATAAAATCATATGGTATTATGCAAGAAGATACTATAAAAAATATAGTAGATAATACATTTAAAGTTTTGAACGTTGGAGATAGAGTTATGTTTGCTTTTCAAGGTGGAGAACCAACTTTGGCAGGCTTAAAATTTTTTCAATATTTTATTAAGTACATTGAAAAAACGAAAAAAAATATAATAGTAAATTACTCTATTCAAACTAATGGAACACTTATAGATAATCAATGGTGTGAATTTTTAAAGAAAAATAATTTTCTAGTAGGATTATCATTAGACTTATTAAAAGACCTACATGATGAGAATCGTATATATTTAAGTAATGAAGGAACTTATGAAGATATAATAAACACAAAAAAGCTATTAGAAAAATATAAAATAGAGTTTAACATATTATGTGTTTTGACAAATCAGATTGCATGTAATCCCAATAAAGTTTTTAACTTTATAAAAGAAACTGGTATAAAGTATATTCAGTTTATTCCTTGCTTAGATGATTTAGATTGTGAGAATAAATCAGAGTATTCTTTGGAACCTAAACATTTTGCAAGTTTTTATAAAACAGTATTTAAACTTTGGAAAGATGAGTTAGATAATGGAAATTACATAAGTATTAATTTATTTGACAATATTATATCTCTTTTAATTACAGGAACACCAAGTACATGTGGGATAATTGGAAAATGTCAACCACAGTTTGTAATAGAAGCTGATGGAAGTGTATATCCATGTGACTTTTATGTTCTAGATAACTATAATTTAGGTAATATAAAGGACAATACTTTATTGGATATTTTGAGAAAGCCTATAATGCACAAATTTTTACATGAAAATATACAAAAAGAAAGTATTTGTATAAACTGCAATTTCTATAGAATATGTGGTGGTGGTTGTAAAAGAATGAAAAACTTTATGTATATTGATTCTAATAGTAATTATTGTGGATATAAAGATTTTCTAATGGATAACTTTAATGATTTAAAAAAAATAGCAGAGTTAATGTATAAAAATCAAATGCCTAAATAA
- a CDS encoding sulfite exporter TauE/SafE family protein gives MNIILFVIAIFATTIGAITGIGGGVIIKPVLDLIGVFDVSTISVLSSFTVLSMAVISTYKQIKLKIFKIDLRIILIAGASILGGTIGQRLLDLSILYVNNSAIIKIAQNIIMIILLIMVYLYRNKSLNIKLNTNITYFSIGIFLGIISSFLGIGGGPINVVAFTMLFGLSAKEAAFNSIITILFSNISKLVTVLMNTGFGVYDLSGLPFMIIGAVLGGFIGSFISKMVDDSKVKYMFSYMTIVITGINIYSIFQVLYLIK, from the coding sequence ATGAATATAATTTTATTTGTAATAGCTATATTTGCAACAACTATAGGAGCAATAACAGGTATTGGTGGAGGCGTAATAATAAAACCAGTGTTAGACTTGATTGGAGTATTTGATGTGTCTACAATAAGTGTATTGTCATCATTTACTGTGTTATCAATGGCAGTTATTTCTACATATAAACAAATTAAGTTGAAAATTTTTAAAATAGATTTGAGAATTATTTTAATTGCTGGAGCATCAATACTAGGTGGGACTATTGGTCAAAGATTACTAGATTTATCAATTTTATATGTAAATAACTCAGCTATAATAAAAATAGCTCAAAATATTATAATGATTATTTTGTTGATAATGGTTTATTTATACAGAAATAAAAGTTTAAATATAAAACTCAATACTAATATTACTTATTTTAGTATTGGCATTTTTTTAGGGATTATATCTTCTTTCTTAGGAATAGGGGGAGGACCTATAAATGTGGTTGCATTTACAATGTTATTTGGTTTATCAGCTAAAGAAGCTGCTTTTAATTCCATTATAACTATTTTATTTTCTAATATTTCCAAGTTGGTGACAGTTTTGATGAATACTGGATTTGGAGTATATGATTTGTCTGGATTACCATTTATGATAATAGGAGCAGTTTTGGGCGGATTTATAGGCTCTTTTATTAGTAAAATGGTTGATGATAGTAAAGTTAAATATATGTTTTCGTATATGACCATAGTTATTACTGGAATAAATATATACAGTATATTTCAAGTGTTGTATTTGATTAAATAA
- a CDS encoding PTS glucose transporter subunit IIA yields the protein MLKKLFAKNKKEEVKNNYIKGILQSPISGKVLSITDVPDDAFASKVLGDGVAIEPHEGVVYSPVDGEVIQIFLPSKHAICLKDEYGLEILIHIGIDTINMNGEGFEVLVDIGDKVVCGQKLINFDLKKIKENAKSIITPVVITNSYDIDKIEVLKIGNIHANEDLIKVYM from the coding sequence ATGTTAAAAAAGTTATTTGCCAAAAACAAAAAAGAAGAAGTAAAAAATAATTATATAAAAGGAATATTACAGTCACCAATTTCAGGAAAAGTATTAAGTATAACTGATGTTCCTGATGATGCCTTTGCTAGTAAAGTATTAGGTGATGGGGTTGCTATAGAACCACATGAAGGTGTTGTTTATTCTCCTGTTGATGGAGAGGTAATCCAAATATTTTTACCATCTAAACATGCTATATGCTTAAAAGATGAATATGGACTAGAAATATTAATACATATAGGAATAGATACTATAAATATGAATGGAGAAGGTTTTGAAGTATTAGTAGATATAGGAGATAAAGTTGTTTGTGGGCAAAAACTCATAAATTTTGATTTGAAAAAGATTAAAGAGAATGCTAAATCTATTATAACTCCTGTAGTTATAACAAATTCTTATGATATAGATAAAATTGAAGTTTTAAAAATAGGCAATATCCATGCTAATGAAGACTTAATTAAAGTTTATATGTAA
- a CDS encoding fumarylacetoacetate hydrolase family protein gives MKFVTFCSSSEEKIGVFNSETNSIYEINSLGLSRIYMDMNDFIENVSTEELEKIKKNSFESAKCYKLEEVKLCSPIVRPKKDIICLGLNYRDHVNEIPDGVIKNVVMPDYPIYFSKRADKIIGVDDKISLHGDLVEKLDYESELAVIIGKEGINISKEDAYEYIFGYTIVNDISERALQYKHVQWFRGKSLDTHTSMGPCIVHKEEFEHPLKLDISSVVNGEVRQNSNTEYFIFDIPTVISNLSRGMTLKPGDIISTGTPAGVAMGMNPQVYLKHGDVVECKVEGIGVLKNIVD, from the coding sequence ATGAAATTTGTGACTTTTTGTAGTAGTAGTGAAGAAAAAATAGGTGTATTTAATTCAGAAACAAATAGTATATATGAAATAAATAGTTTGGGGTTAAGTAGAATCTATATGGATATGAATGATTTTATTGAAAATGTATCTACAGAAGAGTTAGAAAAAATAAAGAAGAATTCATTTGAAAGTGCTAAGTGTTATAAATTAGAAGAAGTTAAATTATGTTCTCCAATTGTAAGACCTAAGAAAGATATAATATGTTTAGGTCTTAATTATAGAGACCATGTTAATGAAATCCCAGATGGAGTTATAAAAAATGTAGTTATGCCGGATTATCCAATTTATTTTTCTAAGAGAGCAGATAAAATCATTGGAGTGGATGATAAGATAAGCTTACATGGTGATTTGGTTGAAAAGTTGGATTATGAATCAGAACTTGCAGTAATTATAGGCAAGGAGGGCATAAACATATCAAAAGAAGATGCTTATGAATATATATTTGGATATACAATAGTGAATGATATAAGTGAAAGAGCACTTCAATATAAACATGTTCAATGGTTTAGAGGTAAAAGTTTAGATACACATACATCTATGGGACCTTGCATAGTACATAAAGAAGAATTTGAACATCCTTTAAAATTAGATATAAGTAGTGTGGTAAATGGAGAAGTAAGACAGAATTCTAATACAGAATACTTTATATTTGATATACCTACTGTAATAAGTAATTTGTCAAGAGGAATGACTCTAAAGCCAGGAGATATAATTTCAACTGGAACTCCAGCAGGTGTTGCTATGGGAATGAATCCTCAAGTATATTTAAAACATGGCGATGTAGTTGAGTGTAAAGTAGAAGGAATAGGAGTTTTAAAAAATATAGTTGATTAA
- a CDS encoding phosphoribosylaminoimidazolecarboxamide formyltransferase, whose amino-acid sequence MARELELKYGCNPNQKPSKIYMKNGELPIEVLNGKPGYINFLDALNSWQLVKELKEATGLPAATSFKHVSPAGAAVGVPLSDTLKQIYFVDDLELSPLACAYAMARGADRMSSYGDFIALSDICDKETATIIAREVSDGIIAPGYTDEALEILKGKRKGNYNIVKIDENYSPEPIETKDVYGITFEQGRNEILIDEELLKDTPTDNKIFTDNAKRDLIIALITLKYTQSNSVCYAKDGQVIGVGAGQQSRIHCTRLAGNKADTWYLRQHPKVLNLKFKKDIGRPDRDNTIDVYLSDDYMDVLADGIWQNLFEEKPEPLTGEGKRAWLKTLTGVALGSDAFFPFGDNIERAKRSGVSFIAQPGGSIRDDNVILTCNKYNIVMAFTKNRLFHH is encoded by the coding sequence ATGGCAAGAGAACTAGAATTAAAGTATGGCTGTAATCCAAACCAAAAACCATCAAAGATTTATATGAAAAATGGAGAACTCCCTATAGAAGTATTAAATGGGAAACCTGGATACATAAATTTTTTAGATGCACTTAATAGTTGGCAACTTGTAAAAGAATTAAAAGAAGCTACAGGTCTTCCAGCAGCAACTTCATTTAAACATGTAAGTCCAGCAGGGGCAGCAGTAGGAGTACCTTTATCAGATACTTTAAAGCAAATATATTTTGTTGATGATTTAGAGCTTTCTCCATTAGCTTGTGCCTATGCAATGGCAAGAGGAGCAGATAGAATGTCTTCTTATGGTGATTTTATAGCACTTTCAGATATATGTGATAAAGAGACTGCGACTATTATAGCAAGAGAAGTTTCTGATGGTATAATAGCTCCAGGATATACAGACGAAGCTCTTGAAATATTAAAAGGAAAGCGTAAAGGTAACTATAATATTGTAAAAATAGATGAAAATTATTCTCCAGAGCCTATTGAAACAAAGGATGTTTATGGGATTACTTTTGAGCAAGGTAGAAATGAGATATTAATAGATGAAGAGTTGTTAAAAGATACTCCAACTGACAATAAAATTTTTACAGATAATGCAAAACGTGATTTAATTATAGCCTTAATAACATTAAAGTATACACAATCAAATTCTGTTTGTTATGCTAAAGATGGACAAGTAATAGGAGTAGGTGCAGGTCAACAATCACGTATTCATTGTACTAGACTTGCAGGTAATAAAGCTGATACTTGGTATCTTCGTCAACATCCTAAAGTATTAAACTTAAAATTCAAAAAGGACATAGGTCGTCCAGATAGAGACAATACTATTGATGTATATCTTTCTGATGATTATATGGATGTGCTTGCTGATGGCATATGGCAAAATTTATTTGAAGAAAAACCAGAGCCTCTAACTGGAGAAGGAAAAAGAGCATGGCTTAAAACTTTAACAGGTGTAGCACTTGGTTCTGATGCATTTTTCCCGTTTGGAGATAATATAGAACGTGCAAAAAGAAGTGGGGTAAGTTTTATAGCACAACCAGGGGGTTCTATTCGTGATGATAATGTTATATTAACTTGTAATAAGTATAATATAGTTATGGCATTTACTAAAAATAGATTATTCCATCATTAA